The following coding sequences are from one Triticum aestivum cultivar Chinese Spring chromosome 5A, IWGSC CS RefSeq v2.1, whole genome shotgun sequence window:
- the LOC123106459 gene encoding probable glycosyltransferase At5g03795: MRASPPSSSPCLHGHGGKVACAVAACLALVTFLVVALDPRTGASSWFLSSSSSFLSSLRPTARGGSNGGAAPLFATSSYAAAGGKNSSVKAVLFRQQDAAGGHPAVASVVSVGDPPPHVSVAPAPAPAPESGFDDAASPGGTVEVRVPLMQGRVDVKLEKVELGLAKARLVIREAIRNKDKRPPLTDRDYVPVGPVYRNAYAFHRSYLEMEKLFKVYVYEEGEPPVFHDGPCRSIYSSEGRFIFAMEMENRMRTRDPELAHVFFLPFSVVKMVKMIYEPNSHDMEPLRRTLSDYIDVLSTKYPYWNRSLGADHFMLSCHDWGPYVSSADGHLFSNSIRVLCNANTSEGFNPSKDVSLPEINLRTDIIADQVGGPSASHRPILAFFAGGDHGPVRPLLLQHWKGKDADVQVSEYLPRGVSYINVMRRSKFCLCPSGYEVASPRVVEAIYLECVPVVIGDDYVLPFSDVLNWPAFSVRVAVADIPNLKTILAAVSPRQYIRMQRRVRTVRRHFMVNGPPRRFDVFHMILHSIWLRRLNVRLHAQDY, from the exons ATGAGAGcttctcccccctcctcctcgccgTGCCTTCATGGCCACGGAGGCAAGGTGGCGTGTGCCGTGGCCGCCTGCCTCGCGCTCGTGACCTTCCTGGTGGTCGCCTTGGATCCCAGGACCGGAGCTTCGTCCTGGTTCCTCTCTTCCTCGTCTTCCTTTCTCTCCTCCTTGAGGCCAACCGCGAGGGGTGGCAGCAATGGGGGCGCCGCCCCTCTCTTCGCGACCTCCAGCTACGCTGCTGCCGGCGGCAAGAACAGCAGCGTCAAGGCGGTGCTCTTCCGGCAGCAAGACGCTGCCGGCGGCCACCCGGCCGTGGCTTCCGTCGTCAGCGTCGGCGACCCGCCGCCTCACGTCTCcgtcgcgccggcgccggcgccggctccG GAAAGTGGATTTGACGATGCTGCTAGCCCGGGCGGCACGGTTGAAGTAAGGGTGCCATTAATGCAGGGGAGGGTGGATGTAAAACTGGAAAAGGTAGAACTTGGTCTCGCGAAAGCTCGTTTAGTGATAAGGGAAGCTATCCGAAACAAGGACAAGCGTCCTCCCCTAACCGACAGGGATTATGTGCCGGTTGGACCGGTGTACAGGAATGCCTACGCATTTCACAG GAGCTACTTGGAGATGGAAAAGCTGTTCAAGGTGTACGTGTACGAAGAAGGCGAGCCACCGGTGTTCCACGACGGTCCGTGCCGCAGCATATATTCATCGGAGGGCAGATTCATATTTGCCATGGAGATGGAGAACCGGATGCGCACGAGGGACCCCGAGCTTGCCCATGTCTTCTTCCTTCCCTTCAGTGTCGTCAAGATGGTGAAGATGATCTACGAGCCCAACTCGCATGACATGGAGCCGCTGCGCCGGACTCTCTCGGACTACATCGACGTTCTGTCCACCAAGTACCCGTACTGGAACAGGAGCCTCGGCGCCGACCATTTCATGCTCTCCTGCCACGACTGG GGGCCATATGTGTCGTCGGCGGACGGCCATCTCTTCTCCAACTCCATCCGCGTGCTGTGCAACGCCAACACCTCCGAGGGCTTCAACCCATCCAAGGACGTGTCGCTGCCGGAGATCAACCTCCGGACCGACATCATAGCTGATCAGGTCGGCGGGCCATCAGCGTCGCACCGCCCCATCCTGGCCttcttcgccggcggcgaccatggccCCGTTCGGCCACTGCTCCTGCAGCACTGGAAGGGCAAGGACGCCGACGTGCAGGTGAGCGAGTACCTGCCCCGCGGCGTGTCGTACATCAACGTGATGCGGCGGAGCAAGTTCTGCCTGTGCCCCAGCGGCTACGAGGTGGCCAGCCCCAGGGTGGTGGAGGCCATCTACCTCGAGTGCGTGCCGGTCGTCATCGGCGACGACTACGTGCTGCCCTTCAGCGACGTGCTAAACTGGCCCGCCTTCTCCGTGCGGGTCGCCGTGGCGGACATACCCAACCTCAAGACCATCCTCGCCGCCGTGTCGCCGCGGCAGTACATACGGATGCAGCGCCGGGTGAGGACCGTGCGCCGGCACTTCATGGTCAACGGCCCGCCGCGCCGGTTCGACGTCTTCCACATGATCCTCCACTCCATCTGGCTCAGGAGGCTCAACGTCAGGCTCCATGCGCAAGACTACTGA